From the Leucobacter denitrificans genome, one window contains:
- a CDS encoding CoA transferase, with amino-acid sequence MTRMPAPNESKPLHHVGAQVADALDLEPHDLSKLDPTPTLPTWQSNLRVAELAYDSAALASLAMYLVSKDREISPQLEQRIMPNASRLQASFGSEKLFRFDGRTPTIWASLSGFWRVSDGWVRTHGNYPHHAERLAKLLGLSPEADRATVEAKMLHWTRFALEAQAAEVGALAIAVRDQSEWRHHPQYPALEQSPVIHFEARGQAPPRSWHNTNKHPLSGVRVLDLTRVIAGPVATRDLAIVGADVLRIDSPRLPEPAWQHLDTGHEKRSTLLDFDDPADFAMLQQLLAGADVVVHGYRPTALAKYGLDFETLHRQFPGIIVAQLSAWGTRGTWGDRRGFDSLVQAASGIAVLESKDGGETPGALPVQALDHSAGHLLVAAIATALRRQRTGGGSYDIQMSLAKIAGELLAAGLADNWVDQPAPQDLPTVQVPVNSPTRDTHLVTCAPPLLDYPGAPTNYRSPLHEWGTDEPRWIAH; translated from the coding sequence ATGACTCGAATGCCCGCACCGAACGAATCAAAACCACTCCACCACGTCGGCGCACAGGTTGCCGACGCACTCGACCTCGAACCGCATGATCTAAGCAAACTCGATCCAACACCTACGCTTCCCACCTGGCAATCGAATCTGCGCGTCGCAGAACTTGCCTACGACAGCGCCGCCCTCGCGTCGCTGGCGATGTACCTAGTTAGTAAAGACCGCGAGATCTCCCCGCAGTTAGAGCAGCGGATCATGCCGAATGCGTCGCGACTCCAAGCCTCCTTCGGCAGCGAGAAGCTGTTCCGATTCGACGGCAGAACTCCGACTATTTGGGCGTCGCTCTCTGGCTTCTGGCGGGTCAGCGACGGATGGGTGCGCACGCACGGCAACTACCCGCATCACGCAGAGCGCCTTGCGAAGCTTCTTGGTCTCTCACCCGAAGCGGATCGCGCAACAGTCGAAGCCAAAATGCTGCACTGGACCCGATTCGCTCTCGAAGCGCAAGCGGCAGAAGTTGGGGCGCTCGCGATCGCAGTGAGAGATCAGTCTGAGTGGCGGCACCACCCTCAGTATCCGGCGCTCGAGCAGAGTCCGGTCATCCACTTCGAGGCGCGCGGGCAAGCACCACCCCGCTCCTGGCATAACACCAACAAACACCCGCTCTCCGGCGTGCGCGTGCTCGACCTGACGCGCGTAATCGCGGGCCCGGTGGCAACGCGAGATCTCGCCATCGTGGGCGCCGACGTGTTGCGCATAGATTCCCCGAGGTTGCCCGAGCCCGCCTGGCAACACCTCGATACGGGTCACGAGAAGCGATCCACCCTGCTCGACTTCGACGACCCTGCTGACTTCGCAATGCTGCAACAGCTGCTCGCAGGGGCCGACGTCGTCGTGCACGGCTATCGCCCTACCGCACTCGCCAAATACGGACTCGACTTCGAGACCCTGCACCGGCAGTTTCCCGGCATCATCGTGGCGCAGCTCTCAGCCTGGGGAACGCGCGGCACGTGGGGCGACCGGCGCGGATTCGACAGCCTCGTGCAGGCGGCGAGCGGCATCGCGGTGCTCGAGAGCAAGGACGGCGGCGAGACCCCCGGCGCACTGCCAGTGCAGGCGCTCGACCACTCGGCGGGCCACTTACTCGTTGCCGCAATTGCGACGGCGCTGCGGCGCCAGCGCACAGGGGGTGGATCGTACGACATCCAAATGAGCCTCGCCAAAATTGCGGGCGAACTGCTCGCCGCAGGCCTCGCCGACAATTGGGTGGATCAGCCTGCGCCCCAAGACCTCCCGACTGTGCAGGTGCCAGTCAACTCTCCGACCCGCGATACTCATTTGGTCACGTGCGCCCCGCCCCTCCTCGACTACCCCGGAGCACCCACCAACTACCGCTCCCCTCTCCACGAATGGGGCACCGACGAACCGC
- a CDS encoding class II glutamine amidotransferase encodes MCRLFGYVSHERTSPVKELGEEDFEEFTSLTRVHSDGWGMAWRDPETKRIEVRRSPLRADNDPEYAKLSTQLHSKAGFVHLRWATGNLAITQENTHPFLDDNMAFAHNGNIEPISQLEELLTADSMSRLRGATDSERYFQLIRQCVEATGDERQGVTQALRILMHHFPNASLNALLLTSTHLFAIHVNSRADSPQDKVRALFESPDAVPARHGNEYYAMDYRHDSSGFTVISSGITRTGWTAAATDAAAIIDLETRERERLDLIG; translated from the coding sequence ATGTGTCGCTTATTCGGATACGTCTCACACGAACGCACGTCGCCCGTAAAGGAACTCGGCGAGGAGGACTTCGAGGAGTTCACATCACTCACTCGCGTGCACTCTGACGGGTGGGGCATGGCCTGGCGAGATCCAGAGACAAAACGGATCGAGGTGCGACGATCGCCGCTCCGCGCCGACAATGACCCCGAGTACGCTAAGCTCTCAACCCAGTTGCACAGTAAGGCCGGGTTCGTGCACCTGCGCTGGGCGACCGGCAACCTCGCCATCACGCAAGAAAACACTCACCCGTTTCTCGACGACAACATGGCGTTCGCGCACAACGGCAACATCGAACCGATTAGCCAGCTCGAGGAGCTGCTCACGGCCGATTCAATGAGCCGGTTGCGCGGTGCCACCGATAGTGAGCGGTATTTTCAGCTCATTCGCCAGTGCGTTGAAGCGACTGGTGACGAGCGTCAGGGGGTGACGCAGGCGTTGCGCATCCTCATGCACCACTTCCCAAATGCGAGCCTCAACGCCCTGCTCCTCACGAGCACTCACCTGTTTGCGATCCACGTGAACAGCCGAGCAGATTCTCCGCAGGACAAGGTGCGCGCGCTGTTTGAGTCACCAGACGCGGTTCCGGCACGCCACGGCAACGAGTACTACGCCATGGACTACCGCCACGACTCATCGGGCTTCACGGTGATCTCGAGCGGCATCACGCGCACGGGGTGGACCGCGGCGGCTACCGACGCCGCCGCCATTATCGACCTCGAGACCCGCGAGCGCGAGCGCCTCGACCTGATTGGGTGA
- a CDS encoding MmgE/PrpD family protein yields the protein MSDAASVGDVGGAHRPSTPEPSFGPATGPARFGAAAAQIMANGIPADVDEWSRWALLDTVAVAVGGAGTRVTRAAIAAAGRHLGAAPLLVAPGSASPEWAALVLSTAANALDYDDGHVEGGGIHAGSTVVGTLLAAAPDTVTTAQLRSAMVIGYEVAIRAGYLASPDVSGHDYRTSGYAAAIGAAAAASAATGSDEMLDAPAPPTSRTALIAAAIRLATAHAPVASFVSGGARESTGWAALTAVGTVELALSGLAPSAEEERAVVPAGPTLFDPAGAAPKSRWYNLDEGFLAPGCYFKPYPCCRAAHAAIDATLELLDSGALDPLTDSPIFVGLPAGAAALTERRPVDLGEAQFAVPFLIGLTIARGVDGLRSLGRVPLKSLVGDPEIQRQTDRVRLEVDPDLDADPGTGYPARVTVGDDPTHNTVTIRDALGSPQRPLDKQARLRKAHDLLVPAAGPAAASKIIDALVDPPADQTLAQLRALLTTHLATHQASGEV from the coding sequence GTGAGCGACGCTGCCAGCGTTGGCGACGTGGGCGGTGCACACCGCCCATCTACGCCCGAGCCCTCGTTTGGACCCGCCACCGGACCAGCCAGGTTCGGCGCCGCTGCTGCGCAAATCATGGCGAACGGCATACCTGCCGACGTCGATGAGTGGTCGCGCTGGGCACTACTCGACACAGTCGCGGTGGCCGTGGGCGGCGCCGGTACGCGAGTGACGCGCGCAGCGATCGCTGCTGCTGGTCGCCACCTTGGCGCGGCGCCGCTACTCGTTGCTCCCGGCTCTGCCTCACCCGAGTGGGCCGCGCTCGTGCTGAGCACCGCGGCGAACGCGCTCGATTACGACGATGGTCACGTTGAAGGGGGTGGGATCCACGCGGGTTCAACCGTCGTTGGCACTCTGCTGGCCGCCGCGCCAGACACGGTTACCACCGCGCAGCTGCGCTCAGCAATGGTGATCGGCTACGAGGTCGCGATTCGTGCGGGCTACCTCGCGTCGCCAGATGTTTCCGGTCACGACTACCGCACGAGCGGCTATGCCGCCGCGATCGGTGCGGCTGCTGCCGCTTCTGCCGCTACCGGTTCCGACGAGATGCTCGATGCACCAGCACCCCCAACTTCGCGCACGGCGCTCATTGCTGCGGCGATCCGCCTCGCGACCGCGCACGCACCCGTGGCATCGTTCGTGTCTGGTGGCGCGCGCGAATCAACGGGCTGGGCCGCGCTCACTGCCGTGGGCACCGTGGAACTTGCGCTATCTGGTCTCGCCCCGAGCGCGGAGGAAGAGCGCGCCGTTGTGCCCGCGGGCCCCACTCTTTTCGACCCTGCTGGTGCTGCCCCTAAGTCACGCTGGTACAACCTCGACGAGGGATTCTTGGCACCCGGCTGCTACTTCAAGCCTTACCCCTGCTGCCGTGCGGCACACGCAGCGATCGATGCGACGCTCGAACTTCTCGATTCTGGCGCGCTTGATCCACTAACCGACTCCCCGATCTTCGTCGGTCTTCCCGCCGGAGCCGCAGCTCTCACCGAACGCCGACCCGTCGACCTCGGCGAGGCGCAGTTCGCGGTGCCATTCCTCATCGGCCTGACCATTGCGAGAGGGGTTGACGGGTTGCGCAGCCTCGGTCGCGTGCCGCTCAAGTCACTCGTCGGTGATCCAGAAATTCAACGGCAGACTGACCGCGTGCGGCTCGAGGTCGACCCCGATTTAGATGCGGATCCTGGCACCGGTTACCCCGCCCGTGTCACCGTGGGCGATGATCCCACACACAACACCGTCACCATTCGCGACGCCCTGGGCTCACCGCAGCGGCCACTCGACAAGCAGGCGCGCCTCCGTAAGGCGCATGATCTCCTCGTTCCAGCCGCAGGGCCCGCAGCAGCTTCAAAGATCATCGATGCGCTCGTCGATCCACCCGCTGACCAGACGCTCGCCCAACTGCGCGCCCTGCTCACAACACACCTCGCTACCCACCAAGCGTCAGGCGAAGTCTGA
- a CDS encoding dipeptide ABC transporter ATP-binding protein: protein MTTPPLLSVRNLSVDYASAHGPVHAAVGISFDLHPGECVALVGESGSGKTTVGRALLGLLGNSATVNADTLEIEGRDALSFDNRDWRSVRGGTVGLVLQDALVSLDPLRSIGQEVSEAMRASGKKLGRKERKAAVIPTLEGVGLPDAATHVRQHAHQLSGGQRQRALIATAVAGEPRILIADEPTTALDVTVQRQVIDLLRQEREQGLGVVLISHDLAVVAEIADRVLVMRGGEVLEQGTPAEVLENPQNEYTRSLIAAVPGTEPASSADPADPLGTAGADERADSPQAVDPAPTAPATLTATGLHVTYRVPGVPEPKIGLSDVSLEVHQGRALGIVGESGSGKSTLLRVLLALQEPAQGNVTLDGEPWSGIPEAKRRVRRPRLQLVAQDPLSAFNPRFDVSQVLGEALLRVPAGERDRRIAEVLDAVALPTTVLTRHPLQLSGGQRQRIAIARALTAEPEILFCDEAVSALDVVVQAQILDLLDRLKRERDLGIVFVSHDLGVIAEVCDDVLVLKDGVVVESGSTDAVYGSPQHPYTQALLAARPMLGAV, encoded by the coding sequence ATGACCACTCCTCCTCTGCTCAGTGTTCGCAACCTCAGTGTCGACTACGCCTCAGCGCACGGCCCCGTGCACGCGGCGGTCGGCATCTCCTTCGATTTGCACCCCGGCGAGTGCGTCGCGCTCGTAGGCGAATCAGGCTCGGGCAAAACCACCGTGGGCCGCGCACTGCTCGGTCTGCTCGGCAATTCAGCGACGGTGAATGCCGACACTCTCGAAATCGAGGGTCGCGACGCGCTCTCATTCGATAACCGCGACTGGCGTTCGGTGCGCGGTGGAACCGTCGGCCTCGTCTTGCAGGACGCGCTTGTGTCACTCGATCCACTGCGAAGCATTGGCCAGGAAGTGTCGGAAGCGATGCGTGCGAGCGGGAAGAAGCTAGGGCGTAAGGAACGCAAGGCTGCGGTGATCCCCACGCTCGAGGGCGTGGGGCTGCCTGACGCCGCCACGCACGTGCGCCAGCACGCGCACCAGCTTTCGGGTGGGCAGCGTCAGCGCGCGCTCATCGCAACGGCGGTTGCGGGCGAGCCCCGCATTCTCATCGCCGACGAGCCGACGACCGCGCTCGACGTGACCGTGCAGCGGCAGGTGATCGATCTGCTGCGCCAGGAGCGCGAGCAGGGTCTCGGGGTTGTGCTCATCAGTCACGACCTCGCGGTCGTCGCCGAGATTGCGGATCGCGTGCTCGTCATGCGCGGCGGCGAGGTACTCGAGCAGGGCACGCCTGCCGAGGTGCTCGAGAACCCTCAGAACGAATACACGAGGTCGCTCATTGCGGCGGTACCCGGGACGGAGCCCGCGAGTTCGGCGGATCCCGCTGATCCGCTCGGCACGGCCGGCGCCGACGAGCGTGCCGACTCCCCTCAAGCCGTCGACCCTGCGCCCACCGCTCCCGCGACGCTCACGGCCACCGGGCTGCACGTCACTTACCGCGTGCCGGGCGTGCCTGAACCAAAGATCGGGCTCAGCGACGTTTCCCTCGAGGTGCACCAGGGGCGCGCGCTCGGTATCGTCGGGGAGTCCGGGTCTGGCAAGAGCACGCTCCTCCGTGTGCTCCTCGCATTGCAGGAACCCGCGCAAGGCAACGTCACACTCGACGGCGAGCCCTGGTCTGGCATTCCAGAAGCGAAGCGGCGCGTTCGGCGGCCAAGGCTGCAGCTGGTCGCGCAGGATCCACTGAGTGCCTTCAACCCACGCTTCGACGTGAGCCAGGTACTCGGCGAGGCTCTGCTGCGCGTGCCCGCGGGCGAGCGCGACCGCCGCATCGCCGAGGTGCTCGACGCGGTCGCGCTACCAACAACCGTGCTCACACGGCACCCGCTGCAGCTCTCGGGTGGGCAGCGACAGCGGATCGCGATCGCCCGCGCGCTCACCGCCGAACCAGAGATTCTGTTCTGCGACGAGGCCGTGTCGGCACTCGACGTGGTCGTGCAGGCGCAGATTCTCGATTTGTTGGATCGACTCAAGCGCGAGCGCGACCTCGGCATCGTGTTCGTCTCGCACGACCTCGGGGTCATCGCCGAGGTGTGTGACGACGTGCTCGTGCTCAAGGACGGGGTCGTTGTCGAGTCAGGATCGACCGATGCGGTCTACGGCTCGCCGCAGCACCCCTACACGCAGGCGCTACTCGCGGCACGCCCGATGCTCGGAGCGGTGTGA
- a CDS encoding ABC transporter permease — protein sequence MTTSPQLKGGRARKPRGPVFKPERRGLGGLPATVWAALLVALVIVIAITAPGLLGAGDPNATDPLTSLMPPSAQHWFGTDELGRDLYSRVVYGARYSVVIGVLAVIFAVVVGGALGLLAALGGRVLDEVLSRLFDLLSAFPSILMALLFATFFGRGTINLALAVGIAIIPAFGRIIRRQALAIRDSDFVTAAVTFGETRFRIVLRHILPNVFTSVLLLAAIEVGAAILTVSGISFVGLGPERPAPEWGSLLAEGRSVAAYGWWPTVFPGLAIVVTIVSCTALGRYLQRRFERRLTA from the coding sequence ATGACCACCTCACCCCAGCTCAAGGGAGGGCGCGCTCGCAAGCCTCGTGGCCCGGTCTTCAAGCCCGAGCGGCGCGGCCTCGGCGGCCTCCCCGCGACAGTGTGGGCGGCGCTCCTCGTCGCACTCGTGATCGTTATCGCAATCACCGCGCCAGGGTTGCTCGGTGCGGGAGACCCGAACGCGACCGATCCACTGACTTCACTCATGCCGCCAAGTGCCCAGCACTGGTTTGGCACCGACGAGCTGGGTCGCGACCTGTACTCGCGCGTCGTCTACGGTGCGCGCTACTCGGTCGTGATTGGCGTGCTCGCGGTCATCTTCGCGGTTGTTGTAGGCGGTGCGCTCGGATTGCTCGCTGCGCTCGGTGGTCGCGTGCTCGACGAGGTGCTCAGCCGCCTGTTCGACCTGCTTTCGGCGTTTCCGTCGATCCTCATGGCGCTGCTGTTCGCCACCTTCTTCGGCCGCGGCACCATCAATCTCGCGCTCGCCGTTGGCATCGCGATCATTCCGGCATTTGGCAGGATTATCAGGCGCCAGGCACTCGCAATTCGCGACTCCGACTTCGTCACCGCAGCGGTCACGTTTGGCGAGACGCGGTTCCGCATCGTGCTGCGACACATTCTTCCGAACGTGTTCACGTCGGTTCTGCTGCTCGCCGCAATCGAGGTCGGTGCTGCGATCCTCACCGTTTCTGGCATCTCGTTCGTCGGCCTCGGCCCCGAGCGCCCCGCACCCGAATGGGGCTCGCTGCTCGCCGAGGGCCGAAGCGTCGCCGCGTACGGATGGTGGCCCACCGTCTTCCCCGGCCTCGCAATCGTCGTCACGATCGTCTCGTGCACAGCGCTCGGCCGGTACCTGCAGCGCCGCTTCGAACGGAGGCTCACCGCATGA
- a CDS encoding ABC transporter permease, whose protein sequence is MSLNSQSIVLLRGALRRLAGAVVVLWAAVTVTFIGIRAMPGSVEDVVLGIHANEPGLREQVRSSLGLDQPILVQYFQYLGQIITGDFGRSFVLRADVSDVVFSQLGPTLQLAGASLLTALVVVWIIAVTTSGGSPRTERIIGIAELLAICIPTFWAGSLLIIWFSFGLNWFPASGADGPAALVLPTITLLLPLAGVLSQFMREEIGRQLRLPYVVSARSRGISEFRLRNVHLVPHAAVSTLTVAGTLFGSLIGGAVIVETVFGRPGLGRVALSAVGSQDTPVIIAVVVLITTACVVISTVVDLIALWIDPRYREELA, encoded by the coding sequence ATGAGCCTAAACTCTCAGAGCATCGTGCTCCTGCGGGGCGCCCTTCGGCGTCTCGCAGGGGCCGTTGTCGTACTCTGGGCGGCCGTCACCGTGACGTTCATTGGCATCCGCGCAATGCCGGGTTCCGTCGAAGACGTCGTGCTCGGCATCCACGCGAACGAACCGGGCCTGCGCGAGCAGGTGCGTTCGAGCCTCGGCCTCGATCAGCCGATCCTCGTGCAGTATTTTCAGTATCTCGGCCAGATAATTACCGGCGATTTTGGCCGCTCATTTGTGCTCCGCGCCGATGTCTCTGACGTGGTCTTCTCGCAGTTGGGCCCGACACTGCAGTTGGCGGGCGCCTCACTCCTCACGGCGCTGGTCGTGGTGTGGATCATTGCCGTCACCACCTCTGGCGGCTCCCCACGCACCGAGCGCATCATCGGCATCGCCGAACTGCTCGCGATCTGCATCCCGACGTTCTGGGCCGGGTCGCTCCTCATCATCTGGTTTTCGTTCGGGCTCAACTGGTTCCCGGCATCGGGCGCTGATGGTCCCGCTGCGCTCGTGCTGCCGACGATCACGCTGCTCCTGCCGCTCGCCGGTGTGCTCTCACAGTTCATGCGCGAGGAGATCGGCCGGCAACTTCGCCTCCCCTACGTCGTGAGCGCGCGCAGCCGCGGCATCAGCGAGTTCAGACTTCGCAACGTGCACCTCGTGCCGCACGCGGCCGTTTCGACGCTCACGGTTGCCGGCACACTATTCGGCTCGCTCATCGGCGGCGCGGTCATCGTTGAAACCGTATTCGGCAGGCCGGGTCTCGGGCGCGTGGCGCTCAGCGCGGTCGGGTCGCAAGACACCCCGGTGATCATCGCGGTGGTTGTGCTCATCACCACGGCATGCGTCGTGATTTCGACAGTGGTGGATCTCATCGCGCTCTGGATCGACCCCCGCTATCGGGAGGAACTCGCATGA
- a CDS encoding ABC transporter substrate-binding protein, translated as MTKRSFAAVTGTATLAAALVLTGCASGSGSPAADAGDPVEGGTLTWAIAAEPSCFAPAFHQLLSDRAVIRNYIDSLVYQEEDGTFTPWLATGWEVSEDGTTYTFDIAEGVTFTDGEPLTAVAVKVNLDYTRDAANGSTYAGLLGSVSEITADGQSLTIQLSSPDSSLLDSLSSVALGIVSPVGVELGDELCAIDSGLAGTGAFVLGDYTRGDQLTLTRNDDYTSAPESLDHDGAAYLEEVTYKFIPEDSVRIGALKSGQVDAISGIPALDVAGIESDASLQYLNGPRTSMPFGFTINADAANAPWDEVTLRQAFRDSFDVDAIVESVYRGEVDRAYSYVGGDSPEFDESLVEAWGNDPEGANELLDAAGWTERDSDGYRVKDGERLTLDVTYDSDSIRDSRDTLIEAVQDQAAKNVGIEVNFTTPTWAEVSTQIAEGTWSVYPGSFGKVDYANNVIGVWGGFFFAATDYKPTGAIEAATQAANALTQEDRVAALNTVQQELVMDEAIFVPVAESTFQIAARASVGGLGFDYSSANPDGNYGVWVAATE; from the coding sequence ATGACCAAGAGATCTTTCGCCGCAGTCACCGGCACCGCAACACTCGCAGCCGCGCTCGTGCTCACCGGGTGCGCATCTGGCAGTGGATCGCCAGCGGCAGACGCAGGTGACCCGGTCGAGGGCGGAACCCTCACCTGGGCCATTGCCGCGGAGCCGTCGTGCTTTGCCCCCGCGTTTCACCAGCTGCTTTCAGACCGCGCGGTGATCCGCAACTACATCGACTCGCTCGTGTACCAGGAAGAAGATGGCACCTTCACCCCGTGGCTTGCGACCGGATGGGAAGTTTCTGAAGACGGCACGACCTACACCTTCGACATCGCAGAGGGTGTGACGTTCACCGACGGCGAGCCGCTCACTGCCGTGGCTGTGAAGGTGAACCTCGACTATACGCGCGACGCCGCGAACGGTTCGACCTACGCTGGTTTGCTTGGCTCGGTCAGCGAGATTACTGCTGACGGCCAGTCGCTCACGATCCAGCTGTCTTCGCCCGACTCGTCGCTGCTCGACTCGCTCTCGAGCGTCGCGCTCGGCATTGTTTCGCCCGTTGGCGTCGAATTAGGCGACGAACTGTGCGCGATCGACTCGGGCCTCGCAGGCACTGGAGCGTTCGTGCTCGGTGATTACACCCGCGGCGACCAGCTCACCCTGACCCGCAACGACGACTACACGTCGGCACCCGAGAGCCTCGATCACGACGGTGCGGCGTACCTTGAAGAGGTCACCTACAAGTTCATTCCCGAGGATTCGGTGCGCATCGGTGCGCTGAAGTCGGGTCAGGTCGACGCGATCTCGGGCATCCCGGCGCTCGACGTCGCTGGCATCGAGTCAGACGCATCGCTGCAGTACCTCAACGGACCCCGCACGTCGATGCCGTTCGGCTTCACGATCAACGCCGACGCGGCGAATGCGCCGTGGGACGAGGTCACGCTCCGCCAGGCGTTCCGCGATAGCTTCGACGTCGACGCCATCGTTGAGTCGGTCTACCGCGGCGAGGTCGATCGCGCGTACAGCTACGTCGGTGGCGACAGCCCCGAGTTCGATGAGTCGCTCGTCGAGGCGTGGGGCAACGACCCCGAGGGCGCAAACGAGCTACTCGATGCAGCAGGCTGGACCGAGCGCGACAGCGACGGCTACCGCGTGAAAGACGGCGAGCGCCTCACACTCGACGTGACCTACGACTCGGATTCGATCCGCGATTCGCGTGACACCCTCATCGAGGCCGTGCAAGATCAGGCCGCGAAGAACGTTGGCATCGAGGTCAACTTCACGACCCCAACCTGGGCCGAGGTTTCGACACAGATCGCCGAGGGCACCTGGTCGGTATACCCCGGTTCGTTCGGCAAGGTCGACTACGCGAACAACGTGATTGGCGTCTGGGGCGGCTTCTTCTTCGCCGCGACCGACTACAAGCCCACTGGCGCTATCGAGGCCGCAACGCAGGCGGCGAACGCCCTCACCCAGGAAGACCGCGTCGCTGCACTGAACACCGTGCAGCAGGAGCTCGTGATGGACGAAGCGATCTTCGTTCCAGTTGCTGAGTCGACCTTCCAGATCGCAGCGCGCGCATCGGTCGGTGGCCTTGGCTTCGACTACTCGAGCGCGAACCCCGACGGCAACTACGGAGTCTGGGTGGCCGCCACCGAATGA
- a CDS encoding short chain dehydrogenase: MSRVLLIGVTGTVGSAVREVLTEAGYELVTADFNEAPGIADHHIDITDSASIAKVLAAAGEIDAVAVTVGELELAQLPDLELSAITSSISSKLTSQIDVALQSLATLKPGGSITLVSGIMSRIPWRGGITAAVVNGGLDAFVVAMAAELNLDRRINSVSPSILQESIDKLGGPNPLPGHTPIPARLVAEHYLRSIAGIESGKTFTVGF, encoded by the coding sequence ATGAGCCGGGTACTACTCATCGGCGTAACGGGCACAGTCGGTTCGGCGGTGCGCGAGGTGCTGACCGAAGCGGGGTACGAACTTGTGACCGCCGACTTCAATGAAGCACCCGGAATCGCGGATCACCACATCGACATCACCGATTCTGCTTCGATCGCGAAAGTGCTCGCTGCCGCCGGAGAGATCGATGCCGTGGCGGTGACCGTCGGCGAGCTCGAGCTCGCTCAGCTCCCAGACCTCGAACTCAGTGCCATCACGTCTTCGATCTCGAGCAAGCTCACCTCGCAGATCGATGTTGCGCTCCAGTCACTCGCGACGCTCAAGCCCGGTGGATCGATCACCCTCGTGTCGGGCATCATGTCGCGCATCCCCTGGCGCGGCGGCATCACTGCGGCCGTGGTCAACGGCGGACTCGACGCATTCGTTGTCGCAATGGCTGCCGAGCTGAACCTCGACCGCCGCATCAACTCCGTGAGCCCGAGCATTCTGCAAGAGTCGATCGACAAGCTCGGCGGCCCCAATCCGCTTCCCGGCCACACCCCGATTCCTGCGCGCCTCGTCGCTGAGCACTATCTCAGGTCGATCGCGGGCATCGAATCCGGCAAAACGTTCACCGTCGGCTTTTAA
- a CDS encoding nuclear transport factor 2 family protein — translation MTFTLSELADRAEIEDALHAYAQAQDQDKWQLFDRVFSGDSVIELKGLPVPPLNAEAMRGFLQDFNRTRVTGQHLITNTLIELNGDEARSVSEVFHLTLQTTEQEGVLKRSRGGSLYADAWSRTEDGWRITHRVVTQKHLDESEVEYSPELLQTISAGAGIDWFTVDLKNGGLA, via the coding sequence ATGACGTTCACTCTCTCCGAGCTCGCCGACCGGGCTGAGATCGAAGACGCGCTTCATGCATACGCTCAGGCGCAGGATCAGGACAAATGGCAACTTTTCGACCGCGTGTTTTCAGGCGACTCGGTCATCGAGCTCAAGGGCCTGCCAGTTCCGCCACTCAACGCAGAAGCGATGCGCGGGTTCTTGCAAGACTTCAACCGCACCCGCGTTACGGGCCAGCACCTTATCACCAACACGCTCATCGAGTTGAACGGTGACGAGGCCCGCAGCGTCTCTGAGGTGTTCCACCTCACGCTGCAGACCACCGAGCAAGAGGGTGTGCTCAAGCGCTCGCGCGGCGGGTCACTCTATGCAGACGCGTGGTCGCGAACCGAAGACGGGTGGCGCATCACGCACCGCGTTGTAACGCAGAAGCATCTCGACGAGTCCGAGGTCGAATACTCGCCAGAGCTGCTGCAGACCATCAGTGCTGGGGCGGGCATCGACTGGTTCACAGTTGACCTGAAGAACGGGGGCCTCGCATGA
- a CDS encoding nuclear transport factor 2 family protein yields the protein MSAHTDQRLRELADRESIHRTLRRYAQGVDQRQWDLYRSAFAPGATVAIPGWIEGSVTAEHFIELLSGEFDAIRLSGQHHLANTLIEFGPTETLEGEASGPGTARSVTEFLAVNAERASDDPTDTRVRTQYSGGLQVDDLVRHDGEWLISHRVLVRKNDEQYLNERTPEQIALIADAATNPASAGL from the coding sequence ATGAGCGCTCACACCGATCAGCGCCTTCGCGAGCTCGCAGATCGCGAGTCGATCCACCGCACACTGCGCCGCTACGCGCAGGGTGTGGATCAGCGCCAGTGGGATCTGTATCGCTCAGCGTTCGCGCCCGGCGCTACGGTTGCGATTCCGGGGTGGATCGAGGGCTCCGTCACAGCTGAACACTTCATCGAACTGCTCAGCGGTGAGTTCGATGCGATCAGACTGTCTGGCCAGCATCACCTGGCAAACACTCTCATCGAGTTCGGACCAACTGAGACGCTCGAGGGCGAGGCAAGCGGGCCGGGCACCGCGCGTTCGGTGACTGAGTTTCTCGCAGTCAACGCGGAGCGGGCGTCAGACGACCCGACCGATACTCGCGTTCGTACGCAGTACTCGGGCGGCCTGCAGGTCGATGACCTCGTGCGCCATGATGGCGAGTGGCTCATTTCGCACCGCGTGCTCGTGCGCAAGAACGATGAGCAGTATCTCAACGAGCGCACCCCAGAACAGATCGCACTCATTGCAGATGCGGCCACGAACCCGGCGAGCGCCGGCCTCTAA